In the genome of Thermoanaerobaculia bacterium, the window GCGGTTCGGCGGCCTCTGGTACGGCGTGTCCGACATGAGGACGGGCGCGCGGACGGCGACGGAGTTCGGCGCGCTCCAGGCGTTCTTTCCCGCGGTGCTCGCGCTCGACGGCGACCTCGAGCGGGCACGCCGCCTCGAAGACTCGTGCTTCCGGATGTGGACGAGGTACGGCGTCGAGCCGGATGGGGTCGACTATCGGACGATGAAAGCGACCGCCCCGGCCTATCCGCTGAGGCCGGAGATCGTCGAGTCCGCCTACTACCTCTACCGGTTCACGAAGGACCCGCGATATCTCGAGATGGGGCGGACGATCTTCGAAGACCTGAAGAGATACTGCCGCGTCGAGAACGGCTTCACGGTGCTCAACGACGTCCGGACGAAGGAGAAGGGCGACCTGATGCCGAGCTATTTCCTCTCCGAGACGCTGAAGTACCTGTACCTGCTGTTCTCTCCGGAGGACGTCGCCGGTTTCGACCGGGTCGTGTTCAACACGGAGGCCCATCCCTTCCGAAGATTTCCCTGACGTCGTTTTGACGACAGGGCGGGTCCGTTGCATGATTCGGCGTCGCTTTCACCCGAGAAAGGAGATTCCATGAGAATCGGGCTTCGATTCCTCGTTCCAGCGCTTGCGCTCCTGGTCGCCTCGGCATCCTCCGGGCAGCCTCTCCGTGCGGGAATTCTGTCGAACGGCGACACAACCGCCGTGAGCGGACAGGTGACGGTGGTCGATCTCTCGTATCCCGTGACGGAGGACGGGGTCCTGACGACCGCGACGGTCATGTGGCAGGCCGGAAACGGAGCTCCCTGTTCCCAGGCAATGAAAATCAAGGTCTTTCGGTTTCTCGGGGACAACTCGGTCGACTTCATCGACGAGAGGGGGCCGTTCGACGTGACCCCCGGGATCGTCACGGTCACGCTCGATCCGCCGATCCCGGTCGAGAAGGGCGACCTGATCGCCGCATCCCAGCTGGCTGCCCCTCCCTGCGGCGCAGTCCAGCTGGCTTCGGAAACCGCCGGCTACCATATGGTGAGTATCTCGGGAGATGTGAGCGAGGAGTTTTCGATCGGCGATACCCAGGCCAGCCTTTTCGAGGAAGTCCCGATGATCGAGGCGAGCGGCCAGGCCGAGGTCTACGCCGGAACCGTCCCTGCCGCGGGCTCCGCGCACTCGCCGTCCGGTACGGCCTTCCGCACCGCCATTCAGCTCTTCAACCCGGGAACCGCGGCAATTCGCGGCCGCCTCGTGTTTCATCCGATGGGAGTGTCGGGTTCCGCGACCGACCCGTCGATCTCCTACGATCTGGCGCCCGGGGCGACGGCGCACTTCGACGACCTCGTCTCGGCGGCGGGGACGACCGGCCTCGGGAGCCTCGACGTCCTCACACAGTCGAGTCCGCCTCCCCTGGTCGTCTCGAGGCTGTTCAATGACAACGGGTCCGGAGGGACCAACGGATTTTCCGAGCCTTTCATCCGTCCGGGCGACCCGACCATCCTGCGATCGGAAAATTCGCAGTTCGAGCTCGGAGATTTCGTGGCGCCAACGGACACCGCCGAATTTCGCGTCAATTTCGGGATTCGCGCGTTTCGCGATGGCGTCACGCTGTCGGTGTTCGTGACGGGACCGAGCGGCCAGCAGGTGTCGTTCGTGACGCGTCACTATGGGCCCAATGTCTTCGAGCAGCTCAGCGCGAAGGCCTTCACCGGGATCGACCTTCCCGCGGGGGCTTCGGTCACGGTTCAGGTCACCGAGGGGAGCGCCGTCGTCTACATGGTGACGGTGGACAACAAGACCGACGATACGGCGATGCAGATCGGCGACCGCCGGCGACCGTAGGGCACGCCGGGGGCGAGAACGTCCGGCCGCCGCCCGGAAGCGGCGGCCGGCTGTCTTTTCTTCGGATCCTTCGGCAAAATGAGGTTTCGATGACCTCTCCCCGAGTCGACGTGGACCTCGGCGCCCGAACCGATCCCGGCCGCGTCCGGACGAACAACGAGGACCATTTCCTCGCGGCGCGATTCCAGCGCACGATGACGACGCTCCTGACGAACCTCCCCGAGGGGATCGTTCCCGCCGCGCACGCGGACACCGCGTACGGCTATCTGGTCGCGGACGGTATGGGGGGGCGGGCCGGAGGGGAAGTGGCCAGCCGCACCGCGATCGGCGCGCTGGTCAACCTCGCCCTGCAGACGCCCGACTGGATCATGAGCTTCGACGAGTCGCGCATCGCGGAGGTGCTCGAGCGGATGAAGCAGCGATTCGAGCGCCTCTCGACCGTTCTCGCCGACCGAGCGCTGGCCGATCCGGAGCTCGCCGGGATGGGAACGACGATGACGCTCGTCCTGAGCCTCGGGCCGGACGCGATCGTCACGCACATCGGTGATTCGCGGGCGTACCTGCAGCGCGGCGAAACGCTCCACCGCCTCACGCACGACCAGACGATGGCTCAGTCGCTCGCCGATGCCGGCGCGATCACGCCCGAAGAGCTGAAGCGGCACCCGCTGAGGCACGTGCTGACCGGCGTGATCTCGACGCGGGGCCGCAAGTCGCCGATCGAGTTCCAGCACGTGCATCTCGAGGACGGCGATCAGGTCCTTCTCTGCAGCGACGGATTGACCGACATGGTGCCCGACACCGTGATCGCCGAAACTCTCCGTGGTCCCGGAGATTCCGACGCGCTCTGCCGGGCGCTCGTCGAGCGGGCGCTCGAGGCCGGGGGGAAGGACAACGTGACGGTGGTGATCGCCCGCTACCGGGTGGTTTGAACAGGGCCGGCGCAGCGAATGCATCGAGCCGGACGGGCGGTCTGCATCCCGTCGGGCTCGCGCCTCGCCGCGGTGCTGAACTCGTCCTCCGGCGGGGGCGGCGATTCCGAACGGCGGATCCGGTCTGCCCGGGCTGCCGTCTAACCGAGCTTCGACCCGTTCGGAACCGGCCGTTCCGGAACCGCCAGAACGACCGCGCCGTCTTCCCGGTAGAACCCGGTGATCAGGCACTCCGAGACGAAGGGACCGATCCGCTTCGGCGGGAAGTTCAGGACGCCGACGACCTGCCGCCCGACGAGGTCCTCCTTCGAGTAGAGATCCGTGAGCCGGGCGCTCGATCTCCGCGTTCCGATCTCGGCTCCGAAATCGACGGTGAGCTTCCAGGCGGGCTTCTTCGCCTCGGGAAAGTCCTCGACGGCGACGACGGTCCCGACGCGAAGCTCGACGTTCTCGAAGTCGGCCCAACTGATCGTTTTCACAGTCCCACGCGCCTCACCAGATCCTGATACCGCGGGTCCCCCCGCAGCGGATCGAACATCGGCGCCACCTTGAAGTCGACGACGTGCTGGGTGTGCTCGCGATAGACCTGCTCGAGCTCGCCGATCGCCCGATCCCGATCGCCGAGACCGGTATAGATCCAGGCGAAGTGATACGGCGGAACGTAGGCGGTCCGCGACAGCGCCTTGAGCCGTGACAGCGCGCGGAGAGCTTCGGGCCGCAGTCCCGCGCGTCCGTAGACGTACCCGAGCCCGGCGAGGTAGTCGCTTCCCCGATCGGAGGCCTTCTCCATCTCGGCGATCGCCTCGGCGTAGTTCCCTTCGTCGGAGAGCGCGAGCGCGAGATCGAAGTGCGCTAGCGAGAAGCGGGGCTCCATCGAGAGCGTCGAGCGGTAGGCGGCGATCGCCTCGGGATCGCGGCGGGCGAGGTAATACACCCAGCCGAGGTCCGCGTTGATCGACGGAGAGAGAGGATCGAGCTCGCGCGCCCGCTGCGCCTCGCGGATGGCCTCGTCGAATTCGCCGATCAGCGCCAGGTGAAGGGCGTGCCAGTGACGCGCCGTCGCATAGCCGGGATTGAGTTCGATCGCCCGCTCGAGCTCCCGGCGTGCCCCTTTCCAGTCCCATCCGAACGACCGGACGTTTCCCATCCCGAGGTGCGCCTCGGCGAGCCCGGGGTCGAGCGCGACCGCGCGGGTGGCGGCCTCCGTGAGCTTCGGCACGGCCTCCGAAGCCGGCATCGGGACGTACCAGACTGCCAGGGAATAGCAGTCCGCGAGACCCGCCCAGGCCAGCGCGTACCCCGGATCGTCCGCGACGGCCTTCTGGAAGAGGGCGATCGCCTTTCGGAGCCCGTCGGGAGTTCGCTGGTTCCACCAATAGCGCCCCTCGACGTAGTCCTCGAACGCCGCCGGACTTTCCGTGTAGTGTTTCCGGATCGAACGCCGCTCGAGATCCGTCAGGCGGACCGTGAGCGCGTCCGCGATCTTCTCGGAAAGAGCGTCCTGCAGGGGAAAGAGAGCGTCTCCGGCCGGGATCTCGTCCTGGAACGCCCAGAGCGCCGCTCCGTCGGAGACCTCGAGGAGCCGCGCGGAGACGCGCACCCTTCCGTCCGCCCGCTGGATGCTCCCCTCGAGCACCGTGTCGACGCGCTGTTCCCGTCCGGCCTCGAGCGAGCTCAGCGACGAGCCGGCGTACTTCGTGACGGCGCTCGTGGGGCGTACGAGGAGCGGCCGGAGGCCGGAAAGCTTCGTGATGATGGCGTCGGCCATCCCGAGGCCGAGGAACCGATCCTCGTCGTGTCCGTCGAGCGGCGAGAAGGGGAGGACCGCGATCGAGCGGCGGTTCGGGCCGCGAACGCCGGTCGACGGGTCCGTCGTCGGCGACCGGCGCTGCGCCAGCGCCGCCACGTAGGCAACGGCGGTCACCGCGATCACCGCGGCCGCGGCGAGCGACTTTCCGCCCGGGAGAGAACGCCGGTTCGCGGGGGCGCTGGCGGCGGGCGTCGCCGGAAGAGCGGGCGGGAGGAGGTCCGGCGACGGCACGTCCGCCGGCGGCATCGGCTGCTTCTCTTCGGGCTCTGCGGACTCTTCCATGACTTCCGCGATGAAGCGGTAGCCGCGGCCGGGAACCGTGACGATGAACCGGTGCTGGTCCGGCTTTTCTTCGAGCGCCTTCCGGAGCACCGAGATGTTGACGGTGAGGTTTCCTTCTTCGACGTGCGCGGAACCCCAGACCTCGCGCATGAGCTCTTCTTTCGAGAGGAGCCGGCCGGAGTTCTTGACGAGAGCGAGGAGCGTGTCGAAGACGCGCGAGGTGAGCGGTACCGGCTCTCCGTCGCGCAGGAGGAGCCTCCGCTCTTCGTCAATGCGGTAGCCGGCGAACTCGAATCGTCGTCGCCCTTCGCTCATGGGGAATCAGGAAGATTTTAGAAGATTTAAGAGCCTGCTTAAGGACTTTGAGAAACGGCTCCCACTAGGATCCGCATCGTCCAAGCCAAGCGAATTCGGTCGCCCGGCCGTTGAGGCCGCGGCAACGCTCTTTTCGATCAGGGACTTGCGTCGATGATCGCGGCCGGAGCGTTTTCGCGCCGCGGTTGGAGGTACGGAAATGGCTCGTGGGGTGCTCGTGGTCGTCGCTCTCGGGATTTTCCTTGCCGCCCAGCAGGCGGCGGCGACCGGGCAGCGAGAGATGAGCTGACCCCGTGATCCCGATGCGACTATTCCCAGCGGCGGTTCTCGCTCTGGCTCTGCCTTCGGCAGTCATGGCGGCCGATTCCCTTTGGTCGGTCGGCGGACCCGAAGCAGGGAACGTCACGGCCCTGGTTTCCGCTCCCCCTTCCGCCGTCGTTTATGCCGCGACGCTCGACGGCGGCGTCTGGAAGAGCAGCGATGCGGGAGCGCACTGGTCGCACGCGTCCAAGGGCCTTCCGACGGCTGTCGGAAGCTTCATCGGGATCGACTCCGTCGCGGTCGATCCGGTCAATCCCGCGATCGCGTACGCGGGATACTTTGCGAAGGGTTTTTACCGGACGACCGACGGAGGCGCGAGCTGGCAGGCCGCCGGCACGGGCGTTTCGGGTTCCGTGGAAGCGATCGCCGTCGATCCGACGGCGCCCGCGATCGTGCTCGCCGGGGGCTCGAACGGCGTGTATCGATCGAGCGACCACGGCGCGACGTTCTTGCCGACGAGCGGAATGGACGGGGTGCGCGTGACCGCGCTGGCGATCGACGCGAACGAACCACTCTCGGTCCTTGCGGGCACGGATTTCGCGGGCCTCTATCTCTCCTTCAACGGGGGACTCGGCTGGGTCAAGAACACGGGGACGAATCTCGACTCGGAGCAGGTCCGATCGGTGTTCTTCGACGCGGTGGACGACTCGACCGTTTTCCTTCTGGGGATTCACACGATTTACAGGGGGACCAGGCAGGAGAAGCCCGCGGCCTCGGCGCGCGCGGGAGCGATCGCCTCTCCGCGTTCCGCCGTTCGTCCGGACGCCGCCGCGGTGGCGTTCCTCCTCGTTTTTCAGCCCTGGTTCTTTTACGAGGATTACGGCTCGACCGCGTGCGAGATGACGAACTTCTCCTCCGAGAACAAGAGCTCCTTCGCCGTCGCTTCCGTACCGGTCTACGTCGCCACGGAAGGGAGCGGGATCTACGTTTCGACCAACACCGGATCGAGCTTCTCCCAGTCGAACGCGGGTCTCCCGTCGCTCACGATCGAGGCGCTCGCCGACGGGACGAGCGCGATCACGTCCGGCAGCGGGGATCTGGGCATCGCGCGATCGACCGACGGCTCGCACTGGTCCGCGTCGAACGCCGGGTTCATCGCCGCCGAGGTCCAGGCGCTCGCCGTGTCGCGGAGCTCACCCTCGACCGTCTTTGCGGGCACGGCGGGCGCTCTCTACAAGAGCGTCGACGCGGGGGTGAGCTGGACGCTCCTCGGCGGGACGGTGAACGTGGGAGGGATCGCCGCGGTCGCGGTCGACCCCGAAAACGCCGCGGTCGTCTACGCCGCGGCGGGAGACGGAGGCGTCTTCAAGTCGACGAGCGGCGGGGCAAGCTGGTCTCCGATCGGCCTCGACTCGACGTTTGTCTTTTCGCTGGCGATCGACCTGTCGTCCGGTTCGACGATCTATGCCGGCGCCTCCGACGGCGTGTACAAGACGTCGGACGGCGGCGCGCACTGGACGCTCGTCAGCCCCGGCGGTTCGATTCCGGACGTCCGCGCGCTCGCGATCGACCCGGTTGCGCCTTCGACCGTGTATGCGGGAACGGAGGGCTCCGGAGTCTTCCGGTCGACCGACGGAGGGGCGCACTGGGCGAACATCTCATCCTCGCAGCCCTTCGTGAACTCGGGGACGGTCTCGGGGCTCGCCGTCGACCCTTCGTCCCACGCCACGCTGTACGCCGCGACCGCGAACGGCGCCTGGAAGACTGCCAACGGCGGCGCGGCCTGGACGGAGATCAACGACGGGCTCGAGATCGATTTCGAGCGGCCTACCCTGAGCGCGATCACGATCGTCGCAGGAACGCCGCCGACGATCTACGTGGGGTCGACCGGAGCGTTCGGGAAATCGGAGGGGACGGGGGTCTACAGGTCGACGAACGGGGGGACGAGCTGGACGACCGTGAACGTCGGTCTCTCGAACACGGGCGTCCAGACGCTCGCCGTCTCGTCGGGAGCGAGCCCGATCCTCTATGCCGGCACGCTCGGCGGCGGCGTCTTTCGGTCGCCGCCCGCGGCCGCTCCGCCGCCTCCGGGCACACGGCGGATCATCCCGGTCCACCCGGCGCCGCCGAAGAAAGTGAAAGAAACGCAGCCTTGAGCTCGATCGTCCCGAAGACGGCCGCTCTCCTTCTCGCGATCGCCGCGGCGGCGGCCGCTTCGGCGGACCCTCTGTGGTCGCGCGGGGGGCCGGCGGGCGGCGACATCACGTTCCTCGCTGCAGATCCGCAGCATGCGACGACGATCTATGCCGGCACGCTCGAAGGGGGGATCTGGAAGACGACCGACGCCGCGGCGCACTGGAAACCGGCCTATGCGGGGCTCCCGATCCGGTCGGGGAATTTCACTTCGATCAACGCGATCGCGGTCGATCCGGCCGTTTCCTCGCGGGTCTATGCGGTGACGAACGTCGGTCTGTACAAGACCGACGACGGCGGGACCTCGTGGACCGAGAGCGGCGCGAGTGCCCTCGAGGGGAAGTTCCTGAACGCGATCGCGATCGCCCCTTCTTCTTCGACGACGGTCGTCGTCGGGACCTCGGGCGGCGTCTACGTCAGCACGGATGCGGGCGTGAACTGGAAGGCTTCGAACACCGGGCTCGTCGACGGCCAGGGGCAGACGCCTCGGGTCCTGTCGATCGCGATTCATCCGGTCGCCAGTTCGTCGATGATCGTCGGGACGAACGGCGCCGGAGCCTTTCTGTCGACCAATGGCGGCCAGTCCTGGAAGAAGATCGGAGGGACGGCGCTCGACGGAATCGACGTCACGGGCGTCAAGGCCGATCCGGCGAATGCCGGGAACGTCTATGCCTTCTCGCCGGAAAGGGGAGTCTTTCAACTGGTGCCCCCGTCCAACGGCGCCGGTACGGCGATCGCGCGAAACGACGCGGCGCAGGATTGGGAAGTGCTCGAGGCCATACTCTATCTTTGGGAATTCCTCGTCGAGACGCTCTTCTGCGGCGGCTCTCCGTGCGATCTCTGGTGGGAAATCCTCTTCTGGGCGCAGTTCTCCCAGCCCTCTTCGTTCGTTTCCTCCGTTCCATTCGTTTCGGGGAGCCTGACGGAGATCCTGGTGACGACCTCCGGCCGGGGAATTTTTCATTCGCTGGACGGGGGCAAGACATTTTCGCCGATCAACTCCGGACTTCCCTCGCTGGCGATTTCGGCGATCACCGGCGATTCGGGGTCCACGCGATACGCGGGTTCCGGTCTGGCCGGCGTGGCGAAGACGATCGACGATGGAGGCCACTGGTCCGTCTCGAACACAGGTCTCTTCGCTTCGGAGGTGTACGCCGTCGCGGCGGCGAAGTCTTCGCCGTCGATCGTGTACGCGGCGACGGGATCGAGCGTCTTCAAGTCCTCCGACGCGGGAGTGTCGTGGCAGAACCTGACGTCGATCGGCGTGGACCAGCAGGTCTGGCCCGCTCTGGCGGTCGACCCGACCAACCCGTCGATCGTGTACGCCGCGACCGACGAGAAAGGCGTAGTCAAGTCGACCAACGGAGGGTCGAGCTGGACGGTCTCGAACGCGGGGATCCCGACGACGGGAATCGGCGCCCTGGCAATCGACCCGGCGTCGGCGCAGACGGTCTACGCGGGCACGGACGAGGGGTTGTACAAGACTGTCGACGGCGCCGCCCATTGGACGCTGGCTGACACGGATCTTTCGAACGTGCATGCGCTCGCGATCGACCCGGCCAACGTCCAGACGTTGTTCGCGGGCCCCTTTCAGGGGATTTTCCGTTCGACCGACGCCGGCGCGCACTGGACGAACGTCTCGGGATCGAACGGATTCCTGCAGACCGCCCAGGTGCAGGCGATCGCGATCGATCCGGCGGCGCACTCGCACGTGTATCTGGCGACGTCACGCGGGGTGTGGAAGAGCGTGGACGGCGGCTCGAGCTGGACGGAGATCGACGGGGACATTCCGTCGACCTTCGGGCAGACGAACGCTCCAGCGATCGCGATCGAGCCGGGATCGAAGATCGACGTGGCTTCGGTCGGCATCCAGGTCGGCCCCGGCAACGGCGTGTACCGGTCGAACGACGGCGGAACGACGTGGACAGCCCTCGACGCGGGCCTCGACGACGGGAACGTCGCCGCGCTTGCCGTTTCTTCCGGATCGAGCCCCATCCTGTACGCCGGAACGATCGGCGGGGGCGTCTTCCGGTCGCCGGCGGCCGCTCCGCCTCCGCCTCCGGGCAAACGGAAGATCATCCCGGTGCATCCGGCGCCGCCGAAGAAGGTGAGGGAGACGTCGTCATGAGGCTCATGATTTCGATGGTCGCCGCCTTTGCCGCCGTCGTATCGAGCTCCGTCGCTCCCGCCGCGGCGAGTTCTCTCTGGTCCGTCGGCGGGCCGGAGGGAGGAAGCATTTCGGTGCTGACCGCAGACCCGCAGCATCCGACGACGATCTATGCCGCCACCGGCAACGGCGGGATCTGGAAGACGACCGACGGCGCGGCGCACTGGAAGCCGGCGTTTGCCGGCCTGCCGACGTTCGGCGGGCATTTCCTGACGATCAACGCGGTCGCTGTGGATCCGACGGTTTCATCGAGGGTCTATGCGGCCACGAACAGGGGTCTGTACAAGAGCGACGATGGCGGGGCGTCGTGGACCGAGACGGGCGAGAGCGTCCTCCAGGGCTTT includes:
- a CDS encoding winged helix-turn-helix domain-containing protein, with amino-acid sequence MSEGRRRFEFAGYRIDEERRLLLRDGEPVPLTSRVFDTLLALVKNSGRLLSKEELMREVWGSAHVEEGNLTVNISVLRKALEEKPDQHRFIVTVPGRGYRFIAEVMEESAEPEEKQPMPPADVPSPDLLPPALPATPAASAPANRRSLPGGKSLAAAAVIAVTAVAYVAALAQRRSPTTDPSTGVRGPNRRSIAVLPFSPLDGHDEDRFLGLGMADAIITKLSGLRPLLVRPTSAVTKYAGSSLSSLEAGREQRVDTVLEGSIQRADGRVRVSARLLEVSDGAALWAFQDEIPAGDALFPLQDALSEKIADALTVRLTDLERRSIRKHYTESPAAFEDYVEGRYWWNQRTPDGLRKAIALFQKAVADDPGYALAWAGLADCYSLAVWYVPMPASEAVPKLTEAATRAVALDPGLAEAHLGMGNVRSFGWDWKGARRELERAIELNPGYATARHWHALHLALIGEFDEAIREAQRARELDPLSPSINADLGWVYYLARRDPEAIAAYRSTLSMEPRFSLAHFDLALALSDEGNYAEAIAEMEKASDRGSDYLAGLGYVYGRAGLRPEALRALSRLKALSRTAYVPPYHFAWIYTGLGDRDRAIGELEQVYREHTQHVVDFKVAPMFDPLRGDPRYQDLVRRVGL
- a CDS encoding tRNA-binding protein; this encodes MKTISWADFENVELRVGTVVAVEDFPEAKKPAWKLTVDFGAEIGTRRSSARLTDLYSKEDLVGRQVVGVLNFPPKRIGPFVSECLITGFYREDGAVVLAVPERPVPNGSKLG
- a CDS encoding protein phosphatase 2C domain-containing protein → MTSPRVDVDLGARTDPGRVRTNNEDHFLAARFQRTMTTLLTNLPEGIVPAAHADTAYGYLVADGMGGRAGGEVASRTAIGALVNLALQTPDWIMSFDESRIAEVLERMKQRFERLSTVLADRALADPELAGMGTTMTLVLSLGPDAIVTHIGDSRAYLQRGETLHRLTHDQTMAQSLADAGAITPEELKRHPLRHVLTGVISTRGRKSPIEFQHVHLEDGDQVLLCSDGLTDMVPDTVIAETLRGPGDSDALCRALVERALEAGGKDNVTVVIARYRVV